A genomic window from Thunnus maccoyii chromosome 2, fThuMac1.1, whole genome shotgun sequence includes:
- the mab21l2 gene encoding protein mab-21-like 2: MIATQAKLVYQLNKYYNERCQARKAAIAKTIREVCKVVSDVLKEVEVQEPRFISSLSEIDARYEGMEVISPNEFEVVLYLNQMGVFNFVDDGSLPGCAVLKLSDGRKRSMSLWVEFITASGYLSARKIRSRFQTLVAQAVDKCSYRDVVKMVADTSEVKLRIRERYVVQITPAFKCTGIWPRSAAQWPMPHIPWPGPNRVAEVKAEGFNLLSKECYSLTGKQSSAESDAWVLQFSEAENRLLMAGCRKKCLSVLKTLRDRHLELPGQPLNNYHMKTLLLYECEKHPRETDWDESCLGDRLNGILLQLISCLQCRRCPHYFLPNLDLFQGKPHSALEAAAKQTWRLAREILTNAKSLDKL, from the coding sequence ATGATTGCGACGCAGGCAAAGCTGGTTTACCAGCTTAACAAATATTACAACGAGAGATGCCAAGCTCGCAAAGCGGCCATTGCGAAGACTATAAGGGAGGTTTGTAAAGTGGTGTCGGATGTCCTAAAGGAGGTGGAAGTGCAGGAGCCTCGTTTTATCAGCTCCCTCAGTGAGATAGATGCGCGCTATGAGGGGATGGAGGTCATCTCCCCCAATGAGTTTGAGGTGGTGCTCTACCTCAACCAAATGGGGGTGTTCAACTTTGTGGACGACGGCTCCTTGCCCGGCTGCGCGGTGCTGAAGCTGAGTGATGGCCGTAAAAGGAGCATGTCGCTGTGGGTCGAGTTCATCACCGCCTCGGGCTACCTATCAGCAAGAAAGATCCGCTCCAGGTTTCAGACTCTGGTGGCACAAGCCGTGGATAAATGCAGCTACCGCGACGTGGTAAAGATGGTAGCGGACACCAGTGAGGTCAAACTACGGATCAGGGAGAGGTATGTGGTGCAGATCACCCCCGCGTTCAAGTGCACTGGGATTTGGCCCAGAAGTGCAGCCCAGTGGCCCATGCCTCACATCCCCTGGCCTGGTCCTAACCGGGTAGCAGAAGTCAAAGCCGAGGGTTTTAACCTCCTCTCCAAAGAGTGCTACTCGTTAACGGGGAAGCAGAGCTCTGCAGAGAGCGATGCCTGGGTCCTGCAGTTCAGCGAGGCCGAGAACAGGCTGCTAATGGCCGGCTGCAGGAAGAAGTGTCTGTCCGTCCTCAAGACTCTGAGGGACCGTCACCTGGAGCTACCGGGACAGCCGCTCAACAACTACCACATGAAGACCCTGCTGCTGTACGAGTGTGAGAAACACCCAAGAGAGACCGACTGGGACGAGTCTTGCCTCGGAGACCGACTGAATGGCATCCTGCTGCAGCTCATATCCTGTCTGCAGTGCCGCAGATGTCCCCACTACTTCTTGCCAAACTTGGACTTGTTTCAGGGAAAGCCTCACTCAGCCCTGGAGGCTGCTGCTAAGCAGACGTGGAGACTAGCGAGGGAAATCCTCACCAATGCTAAAAGTTTGGACAAATTATGA